A single region of the Carassius gibelio isolate Cgi1373 ecotype wild population from Czech Republic chromosome A14, carGib1.2-hapl.c, whole genome shotgun sequence genome encodes:
- the LOC128026935 gene encoding sequestosome-1 isoform X2: MSMTVKAYVIGKDDCHKEIRRFGVDQDVSTSFEYLKQKVLDVFVGLRNASFQMYYKDEDGDLIAFSSDDELMMGLSLVKNDTFRLYIRQKKEHKHDSSPHGSFGFSFSPPHGAPHFSPPGFNHMGPPPMGPQAPPHMGPPPHHHPPPPQFHQMPHPGVTCKGCDGPVTGTRFKCTICPNYDLCSSCQSTGLHKEHILLPIFHPIPDMSEWFPHGKFWPKMRPCRWANAQAQGSNQAHAYAQASSQAQPGPSRAQQNEDASENMEENGGTASSQANMEYLKNIGVGVAAILNPFGIDVDIDVEHDGKQTKFTASHPASSGPRSARSESGSSGSGPGSQPTEESNSEGTKKQQRSDEEWTHLCSKEVDPSTGELQSLRMEVDGTDPSDLPSTDSSTSTSQGPSGLREAALYPHLPQDPKLVESLSQMLSMGFTDEGGWLTRLLHTKDFDIGAALDAIQYSKPGSQK, encoded by the exons ATGTCGATGACAGTGAAAGCATACGTTATCGGTAAGGACGACTGCCACAAGGAGATCCGCCGCTTCGGCGTGGATCAGGACGTCTCAACAAGTTTTGAGTATTTGAAGCAAAAAGTGCTGGATGTTTTTGTCGGTCTCAGGAATGCGTCCTTTCAGATGTACTACAAAG ATGAAGATGGTGACCTGATTGCTTTCTCCTCTGATGATGAGCTAATGATGGGGTTGTCTCTTGTGAAGAATGACACCTTCCGTCTCTACATCAGGC AAAAAAAGGAGCACAAACATGATTCCTCACCTCACGGGAGCTTTGGGTTCTCATTCAGCCCGCCTCATGGAGCCCCCCACTTTAGCCCCCCAGGTTTTAATCATATGGGTCCTCCTCCAATGGGACCCCAAGCACCTCCTCATATGGGTCCTCCTCCCCATCATCACCCTCCTCCTCCACAGTTCCATCAGATGCCGCACCCAGGGGTGACCTGTAAGGGGTGCGATGGGCCAGTAACTGGAACACGTTTCAAGTGCACCATTTGCCCTAATTATGACTTGTGCTCCTCCTGCCAGAGCACAGGCCTCCACAAGGAGCACATTCTCCTGCCCATCTTTCACCCGATCCCCGACATGTCTGAG tggTTCCCTCATGGGAAGTTTTGGCCCAAGATGAGACCCTGCAGGTGGGCAAATGCTCAGGCTCAGGGCTCCAACCAGGCTCATGCTTATGCTCAGGCCTCAAGCCAGGCTCAGCCAGGTCCGTCTAGAGCCCAGCAAAACGAGGATGCTTCTGAAAACATGGAGGAGAACG GTGGTACTGCCTCTTCACAGGCTAATATGGAGTACCTGAAGAACATTGGAGTGGGAGTGGCGGCCATATTGAACCCCTTTG GCATAGATGTGGACATCGACGTTGAGCATGATGGGAAGCAGACCAAATTTACAGCAAGTCATCCTGCCTCCAGTGGGCCACGTAGTGCTCGGAGTGAGAGCGGCTCCAGTGGCTCTGGTCCAGGAAGTCAGCCCACTGAAGAGAGCAACAGTGAGGGAACAAAG AAACAACAAAGAAGTGATGAGGAATGGACTCATCTCTGCTCTAAAGAGGTGGACCCATCCACAGGAGAGCTTCAGTCTCTCAGGATGGAGGTGGATGGGACTGATCCTTCAGACCTGCCAAGTACAGACTCCAGCACAAGCACCTCGCAGGGTCCCAGTGGTCTGCGCGAGGCAGCTCTCTACCCACACCTTCCTCAAG ACCCCAAGCTGGTGGAGTCTCTTTCTCAGATGCTCTCCATGGGCTTCACCGATGAGGGTGGATGGCTGACCAGACTGCTCCACACGAAGGATTTCGACATCGGAGCTGCCCTGGATGCCATCCAGTACTCCAAACCCGGCTCACAGAAGTAG
- the mrnip gene encoding MRN complex-interacting protein isoform X3, whose protein sequence is MVQEFHVLRCFSCQAFQVQQVKKSMRWTCKVCGEKQSLMKEFGRGTAADCRRHVQKLNTLRGQMLEMNSEQLLSQWEPDENYENEDVPESLVQNHQSEQEVAHVSRWSKYTNQTTEGPNEHEDEEDKNVYTERHRFRRQGTRKRKKISSSESFGGAHDNCEDEESLIGCSGQKRKPYLHDRRFNSLWNKGSASKYSSCGRSGDMEPCTSTDLPSSRQVDPYSTASSTSTYVVKNSGENKPQCNSSHKPPAVVKTEGLLLHSRCSSVSSNQTFEETSIENKESKWNKFLTAVPNQQDEEEYDYEAHSSSHCDDKSAVPYFTETVTDMGVDSEERRYPPNVGDLCVDGNFFSPSKSHSSEPASFEDAVCKPPSLTKTPCSSLSLNSLFFTDEDFDDTF, encoded by the exons ATGGTTCAAGAGTTTCATGtactgaggtgtttttcctgtcaAGCCTTTCAAGTACAGCAG GTGAAGAAGAGTATGAGATGGACATGTAAAGTGTGTGGTGAGAAGCAGTCACTGATGAAG gagtttggTCGAGGCACGGCTGCTGACTGCAGACGTCATGTTCAGAAGCTGAATACTCTGCGTGGACAGATGCTGGAGATGAACAGTGAACAGCTGTTGTCACAGTG ggaaccggatgaaaactATGAGAACGAAGATGTTCCTGAAAGTCTGGTTCAGAACCATCAATCAGAG CAGGAAGTGGCTCATGTCAGTCGCTGGAGTAAATACACTAATCAGACCACTGAGGGTCCAAATGAacatgaagatgaagaagacaAGAACGTTTACACAGAAAGACACCGATTCAGAAGACAAGGAACCAG gaAAAGGAAGAAAATCTCCTCTTCAGAGTCTTTTGGTGGCGCTCATGATAACTGTGAGGATGAGGAGTCATTGATTGGTTGTTCTGGACAAAAGAGAAAGCCGTATCTG CATGACAGGAGGTTCAATTCTTTGTGGAATAAAGGATCTGCTTCCAAATATTCCTCCTGTGGCAGGTCAGGTGACATGGAGCCGTGCACTAGCACAGATCTCCCATCATCCCGCCAGGTTGATCCATACTCTACAGCTAGCTCCACTTCCACATACGTAGTGAAAAACTCTGGTGAAAATAAACCGCAGTGTAACTCTTCACATAAGCCACCAGCAGTTGTGAAAACCGAAGGTCTTCTCCTGCACAGCAGATGTTCTTCTGTTTCTTCTAACCAGACGTTTGAAGAAACTAGTATTGAGAATAAGGAATCAAAATGGAATAAATTCCTCACCGCAGTCCCTAATCAGCAGGATGAGGAAGAGTACGACTATGAAGCTCATAGTTCGTCTCACTGCGACGACAAATCAGCAGTGCCTTATTTCACAGAAACCGTTACAGACATGGGTGTGGATTCAGAAGAGCGCAGATATCCACCGAATGTTGGTGATCTTTGTGTGGATGGAAACTTTTTCAGTCCAAGCAAAAGTCACAGCTCAGAGCCAGCTAGTTTTGAAGACGCTGTCTGTAAACCGCCTTCACTGACCAAGACGCCATGTTCAAGCCTTTCTTTAAACTCCCTGTTCTTTACCGATGAAGACTTTGATGACACATTTTAA
- the LOC128026935 gene encoding sequestosome-1 isoform X1, producing the protein MSMTVKAYVIGKDDCHKEIRRFGVDQDVSTSFEYLKQKVLDVFVGLRNASFQMYYKDEDGDLIAFSSDDELMMGLSLVKNDTFRLYIRQKKEHKHDSSPHGSFGFSFSPPHGAPHFSPPGFNHMGPPPMGPQAPPHMGPPPHHHPPPPQFHQMPHPGVTCKGCDGPVTGTRFKCTICPNYDLCSSCQSTGLHKEHILLPIFHPIPDMSEWFPHGKFWPKMRPCRWANAQAQGSNQAHAYAQASSQAQPGPSRAQQNEDASENMEENGGTASSQANMEYLKNIGVGVAAILNPFGIDVDIDVEHDGKQTKFTASHPASSGPRSARSESGSSGSGPGSQPTEESNSEGTKKQQRSDEEWTHLCSKEVDPSTGELQSLRMEVDGTDPSDLPSTDSSTSTSQGPSGLREAALYPHLPQDADPKLVESLSQMLSMGFTDEGGWLTRLLHTKDFDIGAALDAIQYSKPGSQK; encoded by the exons ATGTCGATGACAGTGAAAGCATACGTTATCGGTAAGGACGACTGCCACAAGGAGATCCGCCGCTTCGGCGTGGATCAGGACGTCTCAACAAGTTTTGAGTATTTGAAGCAAAAAGTGCTGGATGTTTTTGTCGGTCTCAGGAATGCGTCCTTTCAGATGTACTACAAAG ATGAAGATGGTGACCTGATTGCTTTCTCCTCTGATGATGAGCTAATGATGGGGTTGTCTCTTGTGAAGAATGACACCTTCCGTCTCTACATCAGGC AAAAAAAGGAGCACAAACATGATTCCTCACCTCACGGGAGCTTTGGGTTCTCATTCAGCCCGCCTCATGGAGCCCCCCACTTTAGCCCCCCAGGTTTTAATCATATGGGTCCTCCTCCAATGGGACCCCAAGCACCTCCTCATATGGGTCCTCCTCCCCATCATCACCCTCCTCCTCCACAGTTCCATCAGATGCCGCACCCAGGGGTGACCTGTAAGGGGTGCGATGGGCCAGTAACTGGAACACGTTTCAAGTGCACCATTTGCCCTAATTATGACTTGTGCTCCTCCTGCCAGAGCACAGGCCTCCACAAGGAGCACATTCTCCTGCCCATCTTTCACCCGATCCCCGACATGTCTGAG tggTTCCCTCATGGGAAGTTTTGGCCCAAGATGAGACCCTGCAGGTGGGCAAATGCTCAGGCTCAGGGCTCCAACCAGGCTCATGCTTATGCTCAGGCCTCAAGCCAGGCTCAGCCAGGTCCGTCTAGAGCCCAGCAAAACGAGGATGCTTCTGAAAACATGGAGGAGAACG GTGGTACTGCCTCTTCACAGGCTAATATGGAGTACCTGAAGAACATTGGAGTGGGAGTGGCGGCCATATTGAACCCCTTTG GCATAGATGTGGACATCGACGTTGAGCATGATGGGAAGCAGACCAAATTTACAGCAAGTCATCCTGCCTCCAGTGGGCCACGTAGTGCTCGGAGTGAGAGCGGCTCCAGTGGCTCTGGTCCAGGAAGTCAGCCCACTGAAGAGAGCAACAGTGAGGGAACAAAG AAACAACAAAGAAGTGATGAGGAATGGACTCATCTCTGCTCTAAAGAGGTGGACCCATCCACAGGAGAGCTTCAGTCTCTCAGGATGGAGGTGGATGGGACTGATCCTTCAGACCTGCCAAGTACAGACTCCAGCACAAGCACCTCGCAGGGTCCCAGTGGTCTGCGCGAGGCAGCTCTCTACCCACACCTTCCTCAAG ATGCAGACCCCAAGCTGGTGGAGTCTCTTTCTCAGATGCTCTCCATGGGCTTCACCGATGAGGGTGGATGGCTGACCAGACTGCTCCACACGAAGGATTTCGACATCGGAGCTGCCCTGGATGCCATCCAGTACTCCAAACCCGGCTCACAGAAGTAG
- the mrnip gene encoding MRN complex-interacting protein isoform X2 yields MVQEFHVLRCFSCQAFQVQQVKKSMRWTCKVCGEKQSLMKEFGRGTAADCRRHVQKLNTLRGQMLEMNSEQLLSQWEPDENYENEDVPESLVQNHQSEEVAHVSRWSKYTNQTTEGPNEHEDEEDKNVYTERHRFRRQGTRKRKKISSSESFGGAHDNCEDEESLIGCSGQKRKPYLPLQHDRRFNSLWNKGSASKYSSCGRSGDMEPCTSTDLPSSRQVDPYSTASSTSTYVVKNSGENKPQCNSSHKPPAVVKTEGLLLHSRCSSVSSNQTFEETSIENKESKWNKFLTAVPNQQDEEEYDYEAHSSSHCDDKSAVPYFTETVTDMGVDSEERRYPPNVGDLCVDGNFFSPSKSHSSEPASFEDAVCKPPSLTKTPCSSLSLNSLFFTDEDFDDTF; encoded by the exons ATGGTTCAAGAGTTTCATGtactgaggtgtttttcctgtcaAGCCTTTCAAGTACAGCAG GTGAAGAAGAGTATGAGATGGACATGTAAAGTGTGTGGTGAGAAGCAGTCACTGATGAAG gagtttggTCGAGGCACGGCTGCTGACTGCAGACGTCATGTTCAGAAGCTGAATACTCTGCGTGGACAGATGCTGGAGATGAACAGTGAACAGCTGTTGTCACAGTG ggaaccggatgaaaactATGAGAACGAAGATGTTCCTGAAAGTCTGGTTCAGAACCATCAATCAGAG GAAGTGGCTCATGTCAGTCGCTGGAGTAAATACACTAATCAGACCACTGAGGGTCCAAATGAacatgaagatgaagaagacaAGAACGTTTACACAGAAAGACACCGATTCAGAAGACAAGGAACCAG gaAAAGGAAGAAAATCTCCTCTTCAGAGTCTTTTGGTGGCGCTCATGATAACTGTGAGGATGAGGAGTCATTGATTGGTTGTTCTGGACAAAAGAGAAAGCCGTATCTG CCACTGCAGCATGACAGGAGGTTCAATTCTTTGTGGAATAAAGGATCTGCTTCCAAATATTCCTCCTGTGGCAGGTCAGGTGACATGGAGCCGTGCACTAGCACAGATCTCCCATCATCCCGCCAGGTTGATCCATACTCTACAGCTAGCTCCACTTCCACATACGTAGTGAAAAACTCTGGTGAAAATAAACCGCAGTGTAACTCTTCACATAAGCCACCAGCAGTTGTGAAAACCGAAGGTCTTCTCCTGCACAGCAGATGTTCTTCTGTTTCTTCTAACCAGACGTTTGAAGAAACTAGTATTGAGAATAAGGAATCAAAATGGAATAAATTCCTCACCGCAGTCCCTAATCAGCAGGATGAGGAAGAGTACGACTATGAAGCTCATAGTTCGTCTCACTGCGACGACAAATCAGCAGTGCCTTATTTCACAGAAACCGTTACAGACATGGGTGTGGATTCAGAAGAGCGCAGATATCCACCGAATGTTGGTGATCTTTGTGTGGATGGAAACTTTTTCAGTCCAAGCAAAAGTCACAGCTCAGAGCCAGCTAGTTTTGAAGACGCTGTCTGTAAACCGCCTTCACTGACCAAGACGCCATGTTCAAGCCTTTCTTTAAACTCCCTGTTCTTTACCGATGAAGACTTTGATGACACATTTTAA
- the tcirg1b gene encoding T cell immune regulator 1, ATPase H+ transporting V0 subunit a3b, with product MGSLFRSEEVCLVQLFLQTGSAYNCVSELGELGIVEFRDLNPNVNAFQRKYVNEVRRCEELEKTFGLLEQEIIRSLSQKLQPPIPTPPAPQPRELLTIEEESERLARELREVSRNRDSLRSQYTQLCQYRGVLKQTHSLTASQAPLVSFEPVVVPEHRQDVRLSFVAGVVHPWKVPAFERLLWRACRGYIIVDFHEMEEKLEHPDSGEEVQWTVFLISFWGDQIGQKVKKICDCFHTQTFPYPENQAEREETLNGLRGRIEDIKSVMGETEQYMQQLLVRALARLPEWIVQVQKCKAVQTVLNLCSPSVTDKCLIAEAWCPVSQLPALQSALREGGRKSGSSVDSFYNRLPATTSPPTVFPTNSFTAGFQNIVDAYGVASYREMNPAVYTIITFPFLFAVMFGDVGHGLLMTLVALWMVLEEKDPKLRKSTNEIWQMMFGGRYLILLMGLFSIYTGAIYNECFSRGLSTFSSGWHVRPNAEYYNWTEETFRNNRYLSLDPNITGVFTGPYPFGIDPIWGLANNHLTFLNSYKMKMSVIIGVIHMTFGVCLSVFNYINFKKISSVFLVLIPELCFMLCLFGYLIFMVIYKWVVYGPMNSDSAPSILIHFIDMFLFTENKDNKPLYTGQMIVQKVLVIVAVLSVPVLLLGKPVHEYITHRRKRTQPSGDRRPLLAENGSINAHQDDARGGEEEEFDTANVFMHQAIHTIEYCLGCISNTASYLRLWALSLAHAQLSEVLWSMVMSISFRQLSYVGSVILVVIFAAFAVLTVSILLIMEGLSAFLHALRLHWVEFQNKFYSGTGYKLTPFIFSSEVGSFSLK from the exons atgGGCTCTCTGTTCCGCAGTGAAGAGGTCTGTCTGGTACAGCTCTTCCTCCAGACGGGATCGGCCTACAACTGTGTCAGTGAACTGGGAGAGCTGGGAATCGTGGAGTTCAGAGAC CTGAATCCGAATGTGAACGCGTTCCAGAGGAAGTATGTGAACGAAGTGAGGAGATGTGAGGAGCTGGAGAAAACCTTCG GGCTGTTGGAGCAGGAGATCATTCGCAGTCTCTCCCAGAAACTGCAGCCGCCCATCCCGACCCCTCCGGCCCCTCAGCCCAGAGAACTCCTCACCATCGAGGAGGAGAGCGAGCGCTTGGCCCGAGAGCTCAGAGAG GTGTCCAGGAACAGAGACAGTCTGCGGTCTCAGTATACACAGCTGTGTCAGTACAGAGGGGTTTTAAAGCAGACACATTCTCTCACGGCCTCACAG GCCCCGCTGGTGTCGTTTGAGCCGGTGGTTGTGCCGGAGCACCGACAGGACGTCCGGCTGAGCTTTGTGGCCGGCGTGGTTCATCCGTGGAAAGTTCCCGCCTTCGAGAGGCTGCTATGGCGCGCATGTCGTGGTTACATCATTGTGGACTTTCATGAGATGGAAGAAAAACTTGAACATCCTGATTCT ggtGAGGAGGTGCAGTGGACTGTGTTTTTAATCTCGTTCTGGGGAGATCAGATCGGTCAGAAAGTGAAGAAGATCTGTGACTG CTTCCACACACAAACATTCCCCTACCCCGAGAACCAGGCGGAAAGAGAGGAGACTCTTAACGGCCTCCGAGGACGAATCGAGGACATCAAATCA GTCATGGGCGAGACGGAGCAGTACATGCAGCAGCTGCTGGTGCGAGCGCTGGCCCGTCTGCCCGAGTGGATCGTGCAGGTTCAGAAGTGTAAGGCCGTGCAGACCGTGCTGAATCTCTGCAGCCCTTCGGTCACTGATAAGTGCCTGATCGCTGAAGCCTGGTGCCCCGTGAGCCAGCTGCCCGCCCTGCAGAGCGCCCTGAGAGAGGGAGGG aGGAAGAGCGGCAGTAGTGTGGACTCGTTCTACAACCGCTTGCCAGCCACCACGTCTCCCCCCACAGTCTTCCCCACAAACTCCTTCACTGCAGGATTCCAGAACATAGTGGATGCCTACGGAGTGGCGAGCTACAGGGAGATGAAcccag CGGTCTACACCATCATCACCTTTCCCTTCCTGTTTGCGGTCATGTTCGGGGACGTTGGACACGGTCTTCTGATGACACTGGTGGCTCTCTGGATGGTTCTGGAGGAGAAGGATCCAAAATTGAGGAAAAGTACCAACGAA ATCTGGCAGATGATGTTTGGAGGCCGATATCTCATTTTGTTGATGGGGCTGTTTTCTATCTATACTGGAGCCATCTACAACGAGTGTTTCAGCAGAGGGCTCAGCACCTTCTCCTCAGGATGGCACGTCCGGCCCAATGCAGAATACTACAACTGGAc tgAGGAGACTTTCAGAAATAATCGCTATCTGTCGCTGGACCCCAATATTACAGGCGTTTTCACTGGTCCTTATCCCTTTGGCATCGATCCT ATTTGGGGTCTGGCCAATAATCATCTGACGTTCCTCAACAGCTATAAGATGAAGATGTCTGTCATTATTGGAGTCATCCATATGACCTttggtgtgtgtttatctgtattTAACTACAT AAACTTCAAAAAGATCAGCAGTGTGTTTCTGGTGCTGATCCCGGAGCTGTGCTTCATGCTGTGTCTGTTTGGATACCTGATCTTCATGGTCATCTATAAGTGGGTGGTGTACGGCCCCATGAACTCCGACTCGGCTCCCAGCATCCTCATCCACTTCATAGACATGTTCCTGTTCACCGAGAATAAGGACAACAAGCCTCTCTATACGGGACAG atgatcgtGCAGAAGGTGCTGGTGATTGTGGCTGTGTTGTCTGTTCCCGTGCTGCTCCTGGGGAAGCCAGTGCATGAATACATCACACACAGGAGGAAGAGGACTCAGCCTTCA GGAGACAGACGTCCACTGCTAGCAGAAAACGGCTCTATAAATGCTCACCAGGACGATGCAcgaggaggagaagaggag GAGTTCGATACAGCGAACGTGTTCATGCACCAGGCCATTCACACCATCGAGTATTGTCTGGGGTGCATCTCTAACACGGCATCGTACCTGCGTCTCTGGGCTCTGAGTCTGGCTCACGCAC AGTTATCTGAGGTGCTGTGGTCCATGGTGATGAGTATCTCCTTCAGGCAGCTCAGTTATGTGGGCTCTGTTATCTTGGTGGTGATATTTGCAGCCTTTGCTGTGCTAACTGTGTCTATCCTGCTTATCATGGAAGGCCTGTCAGCTTTCCTGCACGCTCTTCGACTTCACTG ggtgGAGTTTCAGAATAAATTCTACAGTGGAACAGGCTACAAGCTCACTCCATTTATCTTCTCATCAGAAGTTGGATCTTTCTCTCTGAAGTGA
- the mrnip gene encoding MRN complex-interacting protein isoform X1, with product MVQEFHVLRCFSCQAFQVQQVKKSMRWTCKVCGEKQSLMKEFGRGTAADCRRHVQKLNTLRGQMLEMNSEQLLSQWEPDENYENEDVPESLVQNHQSEQEVAHVSRWSKYTNQTTEGPNEHEDEEDKNVYTERHRFRRQGTRKRKKISSSESFGGAHDNCEDEESLIGCSGQKRKPYLPLQHDRRFNSLWNKGSASKYSSCGRSGDMEPCTSTDLPSSRQVDPYSTASSTSTYVVKNSGENKPQCNSSHKPPAVVKTEGLLLHSRCSSVSSNQTFEETSIENKESKWNKFLTAVPNQQDEEEYDYEAHSSSHCDDKSAVPYFTETVTDMGVDSEERRYPPNVGDLCVDGNFFSPSKSHSSEPASFEDAVCKPPSLTKTPCSSLSLNSLFFTDEDFDDTF from the exons ATGGTTCAAGAGTTTCATGtactgaggtgtttttcctgtcaAGCCTTTCAAGTACAGCAG GTGAAGAAGAGTATGAGATGGACATGTAAAGTGTGTGGTGAGAAGCAGTCACTGATGAAG gagtttggTCGAGGCACGGCTGCTGACTGCAGACGTCATGTTCAGAAGCTGAATACTCTGCGTGGACAGATGCTGGAGATGAACAGTGAACAGCTGTTGTCACAGTG ggaaccggatgaaaactATGAGAACGAAGATGTTCCTGAAAGTCTGGTTCAGAACCATCAATCAGAG CAGGAAGTGGCTCATGTCAGTCGCTGGAGTAAATACACTAATCAGACCACTGAGGGTCCAAATGAacatgaagatgaagaagacaAGAACGTTTACACAGAAAGACACCGATTCAGAAGACAAGGAACCAG gaAAAGGAAGAAAATCTCCTCTTCAGAGTCTTTTGGTGGCGCTCATGATAACTGTGAGGATGAGGAGTCATTGATTGGTTGTTCTGGACAAAAGAGAAAGCCGTATCTG CCACTGCAGCATGACAGGAGGTTCAATTCTTTGTGGAATAAAGGATCTGCTTCCAAATATTCCTCCTGTGGCAGGTCAGGTGACATGGAGCCGTGCACTAGCACAGATCTCCCATCATCCCGCCAGGTTGATCCATACTCTACAGCTAGCTCCACTTCCACATACGTAGTGAAAAACTCTGGTGAAAATAAACCGCAGTGTAACTCTTCACATAAGCCACCAGCAGTTGTGAAAACCGAAGGTCTTCTCCTGCACAGCAGATGTTCTTCTGTTTCTTCTAACCAGACGTTTGAAGAAACTAGTATTGAGAATAAGGAATCAAAATGGAATAAATTCCTCACCGCAGTCCCTAATCAGCAGGATGAGGAAGAGTACGACTATGAAGCTCATAGTTCGTCTCACTGCGACGACAAATCAGCAGTGCCTTATTTCACAGAAACCGTTACAGACATGGGTGTGGATTCAGAAGAGCGCAGATATCCACCGAATGTTGGTGATCTTTGTGTGGATGGAAACTTTTTCAGTCCAAGCAAAAGTCACAGCTCAGAGCCAGCTAGTTTTGAAGACGCTGTCTGTAAACCGCCTTCACTGACCAAGACGCCATGTTCAAGCCTTTCTTTAAACTCCCTGTTCTTTACCGATGAAGACTTTGATGACACATTTTAA